The genomic DNA TCTGAGCTTCCTGGGAGTTACTTTTTAAGAAGACATTACAAAGTAACTCAGAGTTACTGGATCAACCAGTTGAATATTTGCTTCATACAACTGTTTGTTTTTTGAGAGAAATGAAACATTTACTGAAATGATTTCTCTTTTGATGTTTGGACAGAAAACAGTAATTGATCTCTAGTGCTGCTAATACTACCGACtccaacccagcccagcccagcccagcccagcccagcccagcccagcccagcccagcccagcccaacccagcccagcccaaagGTTAAAATAATCATTCATAATGCACATTTACCCACCACTGCATAAAAGCCACATTTCTGGCTCTTGATTTTCATCATCAACATTAAatactgacattagttacagcaATAGCATTGAATAATATACATTTTTTCAGACCTTTGTTTGATTCCAATACCTTATTTTTTTCATGAAGGGAGAGTTAACAAAACTATTGAGACACTCAATCTTTATCTGCACTTTGTCCTTTTGTCAAAAGTTTTAGGGTTCTTAAACGTTTTCAACTCGAGACCCAAATGGGAAATTGACTGTCCTCTCATGACCCAAATTCAACCTCAAACGACCCTAAATAAGAATAAATAGTGTGTGATTATAGATGTATTCAAATAACTCAGGACCCATAGTTTAAGAAACCCTGCACAGTTTAGGGTTTGGAAAATGATTTTAGCTTGTGGTTTGTATTCTTGACATTGTACATCTAACTGAGAGGCAGGGGTCTGGTGTTTACCATCCAGATGAAGAGAGGTATGTAAAgagcatacaagccagtgaagtctatgcgttacagctggatgagtcaacagacgtggcgggcctggcacagctcctggtatatgtccgttatgtttatggggggtGTGAACTGACACTGCACTTCTTACAAAGAGAGCATGTATTGTAAATCGTATACATATATCTCTATGCGGTATATGGAGTCAAAGAGATTCTCATGGTCTGTGAGAACCAGGTTTCTCCTGAAAAATCAATTTGTATCTAGACTAAACatagctaaataaaggttcaattaaacgGCTCTGCTATTCCTTTTAATGACATTGTATATGTGGTCGCAGAGATTTACTGTAGACAGAGAATAGAGATGTACAGAATGTAAAAATGTATAGTTTATTATGTTAAAAACACATAGTAATACAGCAAAAATGGGATTCTCTATCATATGATTTCTTACAATAAAAAGCTGTAAAAAGTTAAGCTATTTAAGGCATTGCAGgatcattatatacatctagcaCACAGACAATGTTAAAACAACAGTTTCTTTGTAACATTGAAAATTAAATAGTAATTTTTGTTACTAAAAGCAGTTTTATTATGCTACAAATAGTACAACTTATTTTTGTAGTCTGTGACAGTGGTGATATATTTCACTGCTGCTGAAGGTATCTGACATCAGAGTACACTGCATCCTCTCTGCTGGTCTTCTCTCTCGCTGTTCTAGAGGAGGACTTGTTCTTGGGGGTGAAACTGACAGCTGCATAGTTCAACACGTCACTGTCTTGATTCTGAGGGGGGTGGAGCCATGAGAAAATACATTATGATGACAGCATGAACTACTATATAATGTTTCTATTCTCCTGTGGAAGAAAACACTCGACAAAAGACATGACTGTTCAGACTGTACACACACTACAATGACCTGACAGTCAGTGGAACAGAGACAGAAGTTCCATGGAAAAATCAACAACAATCACAAGGCTTCATCTAGTAGAGTGACTGTACAGTTACTTATTACTTCCAAGAAAGCTTAATAACACAAAATGCATAAATAAGCTGACTTCTAGCTGTAAGGAAAGTGAAATGGCTGGTTTCTTATAAAAACTGAAAATATACTATATTTATAAATGTTGACAAATTTACCTGATTGCCCTGGGATGTTGGGACATCAGTCCTTCCTTCAAAGAGACTGAAATAGAGGAATGCCAGCTATTATTTTGTATGACAATCCCATCTCTTTTTAACCTCATGTAGATAATTAACAATGCTTGTATGTTGGACATTTACAGAGTGTACGTTGCATAGAGATGCATGAAACTTTAGATACATCAGTTGTAACATCACATACATTGGATACATTAGATATAAAGTAATACCTCTGCTATCTTTGTTCTGAGTCTTGCACAGCGCCCAGACAAGTAGAAGGGTCACTATCCCCAGAACGATGTTGGAGATGACCAAGGCCAGAACAGTAGGACTCAGATCAAATGGAGGATGATGCTCTGGAACTGTGGAAAGGGTATCAGAGAATTCATATTGTATTCATGAGCGCTTAGGAAGATCATCAAACAGTATGTAATCAAAAGCTGATGGTGATATTGTATTGCTTGTTGAGACAAATGTATGGGATCATTTGGAGGTAGGCCATTTgcatgaatatacagtatattttgggGATACTTGCACATTAATTGGGAATTACCTTGAATGTCCATTTTGGTTCCGTTCCCAAACAGTATCTCCCCACTTGAGGAAACAGCACAGTAGTAAGTCCTAGCATCAGAGGGTGTGAGGTTCCTCTTGGGGAGGTTCCTCTTGGGGAGGTTGTAGACACAGCTCTGTGTAGGAGATCCAGCCTCAGGGTTCTTCTCACACTGATCACTCCTGTCTCCATGTGTGGAAATGATTCctggaatttttttatttttttaaatttgacctttatttaactagtcagttaagaacaaattcttattttcaatgacggcctaggaacagtgggttaactgccttgttcaggggcagaacgacagatttgtaccttgtcagcttgggggtttgaacttgcaaccttccggttactagtccaacgctctaaccactaggctaccctgcctcagGATGGGATTCTCCTGAGCCATGTCTGAACCAATAGACACTGTGTTCTCCTGCACAGGTCTCAGTGTGTATTGTCTCCTGGCTGGACTGACTCAGACACAGGCTGCCGGACAACAGTATTACTATTCAACTCTTCACCTTTGAAATGAAATGTAACTGATTTATCGTAAAAAATATTTCAGCATATCATTATTCAACGTATGACTTCAAGCTCTGTTCCCTTCTTACAAGTAATTGCATTACCTTTAAGCATCAAGGTGGTCGCAGGTCCAACCTCTATGAAGTTTAAGTGCAAAACTTCACAGTAGTACATTTCAATGTCCTCTTGCTTTGTTGAAGACATATTTAGGTGAAATATCCCAACTTTTATCAATCCACCAAAACGGCCATTTATAAAGTCACCAAAATAATGTGCATGTTTGGTAACGATCTCTGCCTTTGCCACACACTGGAGTTTCTTGCCAGTGGTCATCTTGTACCACACCATGTGATCAACATTACTGGTTACATGGTATTCAACTGTCACGTTGTCCCCCAACTTTGCTGCTAGGAATGGAGCAGGCTGAGAAATCTCAGATGATTTAGTCACATCTGAAACAAAATCAGGTATTTCCATTGAGAAAAAGACAATATACCAAACACATATTATTGAACCCAGATTGAAAGCAGACTTTCTTAGGAAATGTGTCACTTACATGAGTTGCAGAGAAGAAGAAAGACCAAGAGCTCAACCATCTTGTCCTCACCCCTAGCTTTTCTGGATCAGGGGTGATTTGTAGTGTGCAACTTGTAAACAGACATTGAATCACACATCTGTGGTCTGATTGGTTAGATCGAGGTGGGGTCTGATTGGTCTAATAAATGTGTTCAGCTGAACACCTGATTGGCTGTTCAGTTGGTCATATATGGAACAGAAACAATCATTCTATGAAGATTGAATCAGTGTCACTTCGCAAGACTGGATACAAGAAAATACAACCTGAAAATATGATGTTTGGATCAGATGGTAACCCATGTTGTGAGTAAGGAAACTCAAACCTACTTAGGGACATCCCAGTCTTCACTTTGACTTTACAGTTCAACTTCAGGGTAAAAATTGTTGACAGTTTAACATATCTAAACATTAACATATAACATGTGATGAAAATACACTTGGATGTAACAACAAACTCATAAATTAAGCAGTGCTTTTTGATCAGCAACACTTATtcagttaaatcaaatcaaatcaaatgtatttatatagcccttcgtacatcagctgatatctcaaagtgctgtactgaaatccagcctaaaaccccaaacagcaagcaatgcaggtgtagaagcacggtggctaggaaaaactccctagaaaggccaaaacctaggaagaaacctagagaggaaccaggctatgtggggtggccagtcctcttctggctgtgccgggtggagattataacagaacatggccaagatgttcaatcttcataaatgaccag from Oncorhynchus tshawytscha isolate Ot180627B linkage group LG15, Otsh_v2.0, whole genome shotgun sequence includes the following:
- the LOC112214964 gene encoding uncharacterized protein LOC112214964: MVELLVFLLLCNSYVTKSSEISQPAPFLAAKLGDNVTVEYHVTSNVDHMVWYKMTTGKKLQCVAKAEIVTKHAHYFGDFINGRFGGLIKVGIFHLNMSSTKQEDIEMYYCEVLHLNFIEVGPATTLMLKGIISTHGDRSDQCEKNPEAGSPTQSCVYNLPKRNLPKRNLTPSDARTYYCAVSSSGEILFGNGTKMDIQVPEHHPPFDLSPTVLALVISNIVLGIVTLLLVWALCKTQNKDSRVSLKEGLMSQHPRAIRIKTVTC